One Chaetodon trifascialis isolate fChaTrf1 chromosome 21, fChaTrf1.hap1, whole genome shotgun sequence genomic window carries:
- the LOC139349773 gene encoding somatostatin receptor type 2 encodes MDTSLLSDTDYNQTDVDEHFYFEDNIDGFGITRAILYLVVCILGLVGNSLVIVVILKLDKMSSSTTVYIFNLAVADGLFMVGLPFIATQNFQNHWMFGNTACKVVMVLDGINQFTSVFCLTVMSIDRYMALVDPLRFARWRTPRCAKIVSAFLWLFSILTILPMALHFSADRGLCIPDLGSDAWWLGILSYTFVMGFALPFTVMTASYVALLLTLRSQRLRATTPNPESHRLERQVTKMVIAVVVVFGMCWLPFYTFNFCSLYQNGLALTFARAFEFVVLLSYSWSCANPILYACLSDTFRRHFRTLLCPAAKSSPSMQCNTERYDLNDTAVWDVTILA; translated from the coding sequence ATGGACACCTCACTTTTATCAGATACAGACTACAATCAGACCGATGTGGATGAACATTTTTACTTTGAGGACAATATCGATGGCTTTGGCATCACCAGGGCTATACTCTACTTGGTGGTTTGTATCCTGGGACTTGTTGGGAACTCCCTCgtcattgttgtcattttgaaaTTGGACAAAATGTCATCTTCCACAACGGTGTACATTTTCAACCTGGCAGTGGCCGATGGCCTCTTCATGGTTGGTCTTCCCTTCATAGCAACCCAGAACTTCCAAAATCATTGGATGTTTGGCAACACGGCGTGCAAAGTGGTCATGGTGCTGGACGGCATCAACCAGTTCACTAGTGTCTTCTGTCTGACAGTGATGAGCATCGACCGTTACATGGCGCTGGTTGACCCACTTCGGTTCGCCCGTTGGAGGACGCCACGCTGTGCCAAGATTGTTTCGGCGTTCTTGTGGCTGTTCTCGATCCTCACCATCCTCCCCATGGCACTTCACTTCTCCGCTGATCGAGGCTTGTGTATACCAGATCTTGGTTCGGATGCCTGGTGGCTTGGCATCTTGTCTTACACCTTCGTCATGGGGTTTGCTTTGCCGTTCACGGTCATGACGGCCTCCTACGTGGCGCTGCTGCTCACCTTGAGGTCCCAGCGGCTCAGAGCGACAACACCGAACCCAGAGAGCCACCGGCTAGAGCGCCAGGTCACCAAAATGGTGATTGCAGTGGTGGTCGTGTTCGGGATGTGTTGGTTGCCATTTTACACCTTCAACTTCTGCTCCCTGTATCAAAATGGCCTGGCCCTGACCTTCGCCAGAGCTTTTGAGTTTGTGGTCCTGCTGTCATACTCATGGAGCTGTGCTAACCCCATCCTCTACGCCTGCCTCTCCGACACCTTCAGGAGACACTTCCGCACCCTCCTCTGCCCTGCTGCCAAGTcatctcccagcatgcagtgcAACACTGAACGGTATGACTTAAATGACACAGCTGTGTGGGATGTGACCATTCTGGCCTAG